In Elusimicrobiales bacterium, a genomic segment contains:
- a CDS encoding clostripain-related cysteine peptidase: protein MTNPLLPALLISGFASAACAESFQMPPLSEMREAAASLPAPNAAPPDAKPRKWTLMFYFNGKNDVESYALKDMNKLEEAGSSAEVAVTSELGRSGWPGVDSPDEKWAGARRYLVHRDSDTARIGSPPLEAFPQTDMGDWRHLAGFVRWAKSNFPAEHYMLLVWDHGWGWLDPKNPTLGYRSISHDFDNGSYVKTAELKQMLESAGGVDVFATMACFMQMAEIDWELKKHARVIVGSEEVIQLPSFDFAAIVRRLEAEPDAGPERLGEIFVDSFKELYSRPDMLDMLEKTKYGVQLSAVRADRVAGLKPLLDKWAELTPSGGNKALSAAREGVLRMELGDEKSDPDKSISSYADLGNFMEIYAAALPPQAAELRELSLGISGYVSNELVIKNTGFCKDRTGKDYSRARGLAINIPGRPGTLLEAANKYSDLDFARQTGWGGFVSGLAPAPAR from the coding sequence ATGACAAACCCGCTCCTGCCCGCTCTGTTAATATCCGGTTTCGCCTCCGCCGCCTGCGCGGAGAGTTTTCAGATGCCCCCCCTCTCAGAAATGCGCGAGGCCGCCGCTTCCCTGCCCGCGCCAAACGCCGCCCCGCCCGATGCCAAGCCGCGCAAATGGACGCTGATGTTTTACTTCAACGGCAAAAACGACGTGGAATCCTACGCGCTCAAGGACATGAACAAGCTGGAGGAGGCCGGCTCCTCGGCGGAGGTGGCCGTGACCTCGGAACTGGGGCGCAGCGGCTGGCCCGGCGTGGATTCTCCGGACGAGAAATGGGCCGGCGCGCGGCGCTATCTCGTGCACAGGGATTCCGACACCGCCAGAATAGGCTCCCCGCCGCTGGAGGCTTTCCCCCAGACCGACATGGGCGACTGGCGCCATCTGGCCGGATTTGTGCGCTGGGCCAAGTCCAATTTCCCGGCGGAACACTACATGCTGCTGGTATGGGACCACGGCTGGGGCTGGCTGGACCCTAAAAATCCGACGCTGGGATACCGTTCCATCTCTCACGACTTTGACAACGGCAGCTACGTAAAAACCGCCGAACTCAAGCAGATGCTGGAGTCAGCCGGCGGCGTGGACGTGTTCGCCACCATGGCCTGCTTCATGCAAATGGCCGAGATAGACTGGGAATTGAAAAAGCATGCGCGCGTCATAGTTGGCTCCGAGGAAGTCATACAGCTTCCCAGCTTTGATTTCGCCGCAATAGTGCGCCGCCTGGAGGCCGAGCCGGACGCGGGGCCGGAGCGGCTGGGCGAAATTTTCGTGGACTCCTTCAAAGAGCTTTATTCCCGCCCCGACATGCTGGACATGCTGGAAAAAACGAAATACGGCGTGCAGCTTTCGGCTGTGCGGGCGGACAGGGTTGCGGGCCTCAAGCCACTGCTGGACAAATGGGCGGAGCTTACGCCTTCCGGCGGCAACAAAGCGCTTAGCGCCGCCCGCGAGGGCGTGCTGCGCATGGAGTTGGGCGACGAGAAAAGCGACCCGGACAAAAGCATTTCCTCTTACGCCGACCTGGGAAATTTTATGGAGATATACGCCGCCGCGCTGCCTCCGCAGGCGGCGGAGCTGCGGGAGCTTTCGCTGGGAATTTCCGGATACGTTTCCAATGAACTGGTGATAAAAAACACCGGCTTCTGCAAGGACAGGACGGGCAAGGATTATTCCCGCGCCCGCGGCCTTGCCATCAACATACCGGGCCGGCCCGGCACGCTCCTTGAAGCCGCCAACAAGTACAGCGACCTGGACTTCGCCCGGCAAACCGGCTGGGGCGGCTTTGTCAGCGGACTTGCGCCCGCGCCCGCGCGATAA